In the genome of Sardina pilchardus chromosome 17, fSarPil1.1, whole genome shotgun sequence, the window GGAGAGGACATGACCTGTGTTATTTGACTGAGGCCTGTTCAGTGATCCATTCCTGACTGTAGggtgctacatgtacagtacatctaatTTTACTGGGATTTTTCCCTTCCCATTGCAAGGCCACTTACAAGTGCTGCAGTGCCAAAGAATAGCTGATAAATGACCTGCTCACGGTGCAAATGTTTAGATTGATTAGAGTGTCAGATCACTgaatttaaaatgtttaattagATGTGTAATACTTTTATAGTATAGGGACTTAACCTACTTGTATGTTATGTTTTGCTTGCAACTAGTTTTGATACCCTTGAAATTATTTGATGATTGAAATTTGATGGTAGGTCATACACAATTCTAGCTAATCAAGCATGGATGGGTGGGGTGTAAGGTGATTCGCTGTTCAATTCTTGAAAACATTCAAAAGGGTTGTGCGGCCTATAAGTTCCCACCCAGTGCTCAATGTTTTCTCTTTCAACAATTGAGCTGGCTCTCATCAAAACGATTAGGCgtctgttatttgttttttagTCTTATTTGACCAACAAGAATAAATATAAATCTACAATCACATActccaatctctttctctcagtccctctctcacagtctctttttttttttttttttatcaaacctAGAAAATATAATTGGATGTTAAACAGGAAATATGTGCTTGTTTTTTAACATGAACAAGTAATCACTTATACAACATTCATAATGGATATAGACACTTTCAATTAATCTTTTATGTCCTTTCCTTCAAGGTGGGTCCTCAATCACCATCTATGGAGCCACTAATGGGAGTATAACACTATAGCCCCAAGTGACAGGACAGATAAGTGAAATTCTATGGAAACACAAAGGCAACAAGATGGTGGAGTGGGACGGACCAGGGGCAGATCCCTTTGAATATTTAACGTTCAAAGGACGGACCAAGTTGGACATAGAAACGGGTGATGTAACCATTTTAAAACTAACCAAAGATGATAGTGGCGAGTATGTCGCAGAAGTGGTTATTGGTTCAGCATTAAGGAGTTTGACATACGAAGTTGAAGTAATTGGTAAGTGCAACAACTTTTATTCACCTAATGACATACAAATAATTGTACAACACATTATAACAAAATCCTTTGTGTATGAGATGTTTGTGATGGCAAATTCCATTAATTTAGGATCAGTCTAATGAACATTTATGGCTCACATACAGTTTCATTCAGATAACTAGATGCTGTACAACTAGAtgtagcgcgcgcacacacacacacacacacacacacacacacacacacacacacacacttacacaaaagcaaactcacacatgcacacacccatttatatacacatgagctgcaagagtaggagatatatgcatATTAATGGTAAAAATAGGAGATACCGGAAAGTTAACAagtgtcatttatttttgtggagagaatgtgcagaactgagcagtggtcatattgtgtactgtTTTGCTAgttttcttccttcctcttGCATTGATTCATGAGACTATATTGATGGAAATTTGGGTTTCACATTGAACACAATGACATGTATGGAAACCACAGGTGatgctactgtatactgtacatctgtttTGCAGTGAATCTCTTCCACTTTTTAAGACCTAATCTACAATTTGTCGTTAGACacttttgtaacattgtatctgtttgttttagACCCTGTCACTAAACCAGAGATCACCTGTACCAGCAGTGAATGTATAACAAGATCTAATGGTGAAGCAAAGGGTGATTGGGCACTATCTTTCATTATGGGCACTGGGTGCTATTGAGGCATAATCTCTGTGACACTATCTCTTTGCATTTCCCTCTTGCTTTCTTATTACTGACACAGGcatcacacatacattacatttatctttctttcccttAGACTTTTGATTACATATATTTATTAACTTTGATTACTTTAAATAACATACCTCTCAGTTAACATTAATTCTGTTGTCTGCCTCCATTTTATGTTATGGTTCAGAACCAGCCGTAACAACAGAAAACGAAGGGAATCGTCGTACCATCATTGGTGCATTATGTGGTGCACTTGGAGTTGGAGTTGCAGTTGCAGTTGCAGTTGTAGGAGTCTTTTTCTGCCACAAGAGGAAAACCAAAGGTATCAATAAGTCGTACCTGATTTAATATAGAAATGACTCCAAAACCATTATTAAAATGCACACTACTTATATCTGAATGCTTTCAACAGGGCATGATGCAAATGAACATACAGAAGAAAAAGTAGGACTAACCTCTGCAGGAAATGAGAAAGATCTGCAGTCTCCTGAGGAGCACGATGGAGCACGCCATCATGCAGATACCCCCTCCATCGAGAGGAATATTGACGAGAGTCCATGTGATTACAATAAGACAAAGGGGATATGGGAAGCAAAGGTTATGACACCAGATAACAAACAAGGCCCACCAAAGAAACAAACTTCTGAGTCAAAAAAACAGAAGTTACCTGACACTGAGGAATCATTTACACATGAACCATCTGCAAGAAATTATGAAAAGGATGCTGGGCCTTGCTCCACTGATGAAATACACCAACAAAACGGTTCCTCTTCTGATTGTTCCAAACAGCCTGGGAATCCTAAAGATGGCCTTAGTGTGCCTGTGGTGAACCTAAGTTCAGGTGTAGGCGCGATTTCACCAGATGGTGAAGTAACACCGTCAACACAAGAACCACACGCTGCCCTCAAGGGACCAACTGCTGCATCAAAGGATGAAAAGGAGTTACAAACAGAGCAATCAAGTGGAAACCAACATGTACCAGACACTGAAGCAAAACCTGCTGCTGCGTCAAAGGATGAAAATGAGTTAAAAACAGAGCAATCAAACGGAGACCAACATGTAGCAGATACTGAAGCAAAACCTGCTGCTGCGTCAAAGGATGAAAATGAGTTGAAAACAGAGGATGAAAATGAGTTAGAAACAGAGCAATCAAGTGGAAACCAACATGTAGCAGATACTGAAGCAAAACCTGTTGCTGCGTCAAAGGATGAAAATGAGTTGAAAACAGAGGATGAAAATGAGTTAGAAACAGAGCAATCAAGTGGAAACCAACAAGTACCAGACACTGAAGCAAAACCTGCTGCTGCATCAAAGGATGAAAATAAGTTAAAAACAGAGCAATCAAACGGAGACCAACATGTAGCAGATACTGGAGCAAAACCTGCTGCTGCGTCAAAGGATGAAAATAAGTTAGAAACAGAGCAATCAAGTGTAAACCAAAATGTACCAGACACTGAAGCAAAACCTGCTGCTGCATCAAAGGATGAAAATGAGTTAAAAATAGAGCAATCAAACGAAGACCAACATGTAGCAGATACTGAAGCAAAACCTTGTACAGATGTAAAACACCCCACCTTTAAGGAACCAACTACTGCATCAATGGAGGAAAAGGACCCTGGGCTTTCCTCCTGCACTGATGGAGCACGCCATCATGCAGGTTCCCCCTCCATCGATAGGAATATTGACGACAGTTCATTTGATTACCATGAGACAAAGGGAATATGGGAAGCAAAGGTTATGGCAACAGATAAACAAGACCCAGGTGTAGGCACAATTCCACCAGATGCTGAAGTAACACACAAGAAGTCAACACAAGAAGCACATACCGACCTCAAGGGATCAACTGCTGCATCAAAGGATGAAAAGGAGTTACAAACTGAAGCACAGCTTGCTGCTGCATCAAAGGATGAAAAGGAAGAGGATCCTGGGGTTATCTCCAGCACTGCTGGAGCACACCAACATACAGGTTCCCCCTCTGAGTCATCCACACCACCTACAGACAATGAGGAGGCCCTCAGTGAGTCCAGGCTGAATCAAAGTGATGATTCAAGTGGAGACCAAAATGTATCAAACACTGAGGAAACACCCTGTATAGATAAAAATCCAATTCCAATTACGGAAGAGAATATTGGACCTTCTGGCAGAAGAAACAGTGATGATACTGATTAAGTTGATGTAAAGACGACAAGTGATGTTCCCTGATGGgaaaaccaaccaaccaacttcTCCATCAAAGAATGAAGAGAATTCTGGGtgttctgacacacacaaccaaaagaTTCTTCCCCTGAGTCTCCAAAACTGCCTGAAAACGCTGCTTGTGCCTTTGGTGATGACCACAACTGATTGCAATGACGAGCCAAGCATAAGCAGATCATGAATGAAACGCAATGGAAAAATAAAGCGCTCTTGACAGACCTGTCTTTGCAACAGAAAGCAGCTATATGGCAAAACCTTTGTTAGAGAGAAGGAATTGGTACAGAGTAGACCAGTTTTTGGTGGGATACAGCTTTTGAACCAGAGTCAGGCTCAAAAGACCGTACCAAATGCAGCACACAACTCCAGTGATAAATCATTTGAATCAATGGAAGAATTCTTTGACACTCCTAGGGATTCTGAGGGGACCCATACTGAATTCAAAATTCAAGAAATTAGGCTGTAATTTTAAATCTCTTTAAATGTTACTGATCTCATATAATCTTATTTATAAtccaaatgtacatactgtatttcaatAGCCTCATGCTATTGCTTACTCAGAGAAGTAATTCTCAAATATTTAGATATTTAGATCTAAATATATAAACTCAAATATCTTCACTTGTGTTTATGTGCAAACTGCAATCACTTAAATTTGTGTCAAGACCTCTTAAATAAAAGCCATTACTGTAAGAAACAAATGTAAGACATATAATCCTTTTTGACTACAATTGTCAACAAATTATGCATGTTCTGATAAACCTTTTATTTTGATTATATTTAACATGCAGACATGGGGCCAGACATGCTGCTGTATGCTATTCCTCTTCAGTTCAGATTAAACTGATTGTTTCCCATCAGAATTTGCTGCTGCTGTATGATTTAAAAGCAGTCATAGCTATGGAAATATTTATGTGATTATGTGGGATGATGATTGTACGCAATTTCAAACCCATACCGATTTGTTGAGCAACCTCCCTGGTGTGATTTGTTTGAGAAAAAAGCATTTGTTTAAATATAAACAACAATATAAACAACCGTGACGTCCTTTGCAATCACTGACTACCTTTAATCAATGAGAGTTGAAGCAGAGATGTTCTAAAGAATATTAGAAGCCACTGAATGCTGTTTTGGAAGGCAGGAGATCTTCTCATTTTGGACGCACCCTATGATCTCAGAATGATGTCAGTAAAAAGTGATGCCTAAGTCTGACTTTGTTGTTGGTAGTTTCAAATTGGAAGTTAAATTGTTACGTAttaaaggtggggtaggagatgTTTGGAGTATGCTCtctgaagcttttttttttacatattgcttgaaatactCTTCAAACCCCCATTGCAACCATTAAATtaaaagttttgacacaaaaatgaaaagttttagtggcctctagaacgaacaatccaggaaaaacactatccaatTATACTGAACGGACTGTAAATGATGTTTGGATTCTGATGCATCTAGTATCAAACTGCaatctgctcctctctcccgcTCGTGAACAAGCATTGCACGTTCCTGTACTCTGGAGTCCTGACTTCGAGGTaagtctgaagaaaggggttgggacttttgacctgtgtattttcaaaatgcagctcTGCTGGAATCATTTTCCAGGATCttctaccctacctttaagtgtATCAGCAGACTGttctgcactgcactgttctgcactgcactgcactgcactgttcaTAAGTGGAAATGTGAGGAGGTATCCTGTCAGTGTAGCCCCAAGCAGAGCCGTCCACCCACAAAGTGAAATTAAAGTGTGATAACAGCACctcaaaaaataaatcaattcaGTATCTGCAAGTTActttaaaggccagttcaaaccgatttagttgcagagttttagaacacttTTGCAGGGAGCTACTGTGACGTTGGCTAAAAACTCCTATCTTGTCCTCACGCCTAgactgttgttatggtaacatTGTTGCCATTTTAATGTCGTTCCAGTGGTCTGAACGCCTCAGTTTTAAAACACATTGTTGCAGAaagttgctggtttttagaatgttgcagctcgtctcgtcgcggatcttgtgtttgaactggccttaactTTCAGTGAATGATGGACAATGTAATAGGTTATTATGACGTTTTGCAGTTGATATGAAGAATTGAATGTGTGTATCAgtttaggattttttttttttttttaaatgtgatcCATAAATGTTATGATATAAAACATCTGTAAAAGAGATACTTCCTTTTTAAAGAATTAATCCTACACTTGAAAGATTTATGCAGAGAGCATTCTGTTCTGTACATTCCATAGAGTAGAGATGATTTATTAAGCATTTTGCACTCTCACTGCCTCAATGCAGGTGCTACTTACTTTTTCTCTCAACATTGAGCTTTAGAAAATAAGCTACCAATTTATGACCTTAAACAGCTTTCCTACCCAGGTGCTGCCTTAAACCGGCAGACCTCAATGGATTCTATATTCAACCGAACACTCAGTCATCAATGAGTAGTACTATGCTAAGGCTATAGTGTCAATCTGTCAGAGAGCTGACTGACAAGTTGGTATGTTAAGTGACTGTATTTCAGTTAAACAAATCATCTCATCTGGTTCTCTTTGTAGATAACTGTGAAATGTAATCAAGGGTAAGCAACTGAATATCTTAAAGGAATACCATCATGAAGTAAGAAATGATTAATCTGTcatatggccacacacacatgctggactTTGCCCACTTCACCCATCACACGCATCATGCGCAGTGTGCAGAGCACTAAGGGTGACAGCATTTATGGCCAGAGCAGGGCAGTCAGTTTGAAGTTCATTAATAAAAGATTTAACACTGGTtgtgtgtgattggtttagtCAATTTCACGTCACCAGAGAGGTCTCACCCCTGACTTGATGTAGCTATAGGTTTGTGTTTTAGAGGACTACAGCATCTTCCCCGATAGGAGCAGCCTCAATGCAAACTGCTGGTCACTTTTACTCTGGAACACTTACTTTTCAAAATGCACCAAGACTATGGAGGTGTATTTGGTGCAAAACTCTTGAGCAATAGATTTTGCATTGTGTTGTAGCCAAATCACAAATGTTTCTCAGTAAATTTGAGGTCAATATGATTTTTTATGTCCtgtgaacagaacacaactgttACAACTTCACAAATCCTTCATGCTTGTGCAAATCCCATACCACACTTCACAAATCAAAATTATTCTATGCTCACATTTGTGTTACTATCACAGCAgtataaaacacacatgttgcctgtaaaaaaaggaaaaatgtaCAGCAGTTACCTGAATCAAATTCTTCATTTCAAGTACAAGCTACGTGCACAAAAGATTttcttttgtcttgtttgtttccagtagagccaggtgtgtttgaacctgttgctattgttaatgtaattagtgtctataTGCACCCGGTTCGGTGTTGCACCTAGTAAATCAGCACGTTATGATACAGAAGGATATAAAATTGTTATCATTGGGCAAACAAGATACTCAGAGTCGGCGTGAAGATGTAAGGAGccgaatataacagaagatgccgtcaCAACACAGTTAACGCTCCACTGGAAATAAAAGTTCAAATGGAAGAGCCTTTCGTGCACGCTCTTCTGTGCATCCAGTTAAAAGAGTCATATAGTGCAtataaaaagtattcaccccCCTTGGATAACTGACTTTGTAAATGGAAtcttggaatttgaattgaattagtAATTTTTTAGAATAATTTACAacatgtttaaatgtttaaaacatGTTTCTACAAAATAATGTTGATTAATTcaaaatatataatgtataagtgattgcataaatatttccccattttttttttttttaatctttccaTGTCCTGATAGTTTTACTTCATTTGCTCATCAACTATAACTCTCACTAATGTGTTGCAAAGGGGATAGGAGGCGAGGGGCCATGATTCATTTGTGGGGGCTCTACGCaatgtgcatgcacatacagagtGGTCCATCTCTAATGATATGAGAGACTCAGTGAATGGTGAAGCTGAACACATCAAATAGAGGTCAACGGTTCTTTGGGCAGAAAAAAGTTGCTGGAACATTTTATCAACATATGAAATAAGAGCCAGAGTGGAAGAGCAAACTTTCTTTAGGTGAGACTGTGGAAATAAAGACATTCTACAGAGCGATGTGAATAAGTTCAACAAAACACATAATTGAATCCTTTTAGTTTCTCCTGGAAAAGAGTTAGAATTGAAAAATCAGGTATATCAAACAATACATCAAGGCAACATACCTGCAGTAAGTGAAAAAAGTTACTAGACTACACTGTTATGGCTGTTCCTACAGATTCCATCTAAACTGGTCAAATGTGAGGCTTAGCTGTACTAGGTGTAGAAAAAGGCTACATTCAAATGACcatccatagatatatatattgagtATAGTCAAggcgacatctagtcaatatatatatctatgatgACCATCAAGCTCACTGACTGACGAGAGCACACAAGCTGCTGACATGTTTCACAAGTGCAAGGTCATTTCCATGATTGTGTCCAGATTCACCATCATGACTTTCACATTTCTTTTACTTTTCAAGGAATGAAAAGTTGATAACAGCTCAACTTAGTGACTTCAGTGAATAAACAATTTCAGCAGTAATTCAATGTAAGTATTAGCCCATTATTCTTTTCCACATAATTATTGGTAGCCTATATTGCCCATAACTCCCCAAGATATAGCAGATCTATGGCCTTTCAATAACCAAGATGAGAGCTTAAGACTAGGTATTGGTATTTTACTGTAGGTATTgaaactacagtacagtagaaatAGCCAAAGCCCTGAAGGCTTAATGTCTGGTGTTCCTCATAGACCAAAGGTCATAATCATGCGTTTTATGGTGCTGGCTGATTTTACTATCAAGATTTATTGTGTTCACAGTTGGTGTTTCACAAAGCctgttctgtttgtttatggGTATCATTTCAGGTAATACAAAAAATCAGTTCCTGCAAgttatattttaatattttaatatatttttaaaatatatttcaatacTTTGAGTGAAAATGACAGTGTACAGTAGTATGTTATTCTGAAGTTTTGGTAAAGTGTTGCAGAAGAATGCAGATTTCATGTATGTTGACTTGCAGGTgacagagactgtgtgtatCAGGCGACCACACATGCTGGATATTGCCCTTTACCAGCAATTGCTCAATCTGAATAAAAACAATCTGATGCTGTGCGGTGGTCATGATAAAGACAGATGTAAAAATACTTTTTGGTAAAGTAGTTGGGGaaataatataatacaatatatgccttcaataatcaataatgactgttttgataattttgtgttgaaacaatgtaataaaatatattcatttatttcttgAAACATCAACTATGCCAACTTTtttgcatacatgtacacagtTTCAGGTAACCGTTGTAAAACTGCAAAGGAAATGTTAATGCATCATCAATTTTAAACGACTATTACCCAGGGGGGCATGTTAGGAAAATCTTCCAAGTATTTAAGATTTTAAGAAACAAGAACCACAAAAGTAGTATGTTTTTTGACTCTGGCCCAGAGGAGAGTGTCCAGACAAGAGGATTCCCCTCCCTGCTAAACAATCTCTGTCCTCTGAAACTCAGGGCAACTTTTTTGCAAAAGCAGTGCACGTATACATAAAATATTGGCAAGATAACTGTgacaaatgtactgtacttaACAATGATGATAACAATAATTTCTTTAACAGGGCAAAACTGCCTTttttagggaaatcagacatgggctgctgtaaaaggttgtcatacaaaaataaaatctagggagtcccaggatcacaacctgggacAACCCATGcagtcaataagctgctgtttgtgtgttatcaccccctttatgccccattataagtctatggacgaatatggggtgaatagggtaaaatccttagatgattactcactgtaagataatacttttttgtattgcaagttttctgaaatactttatacatttatgtagatgaaccattatcaaatgaaatatgcatgAATTTGCATACATATATAACCTTGGGCTTGGGGGGCTTaaagtgcacctctatcaaccAAACAAACTTTTGGTGAAAGGTCCGGCTATGTTGAATATAGAAATGTGTGGGACAATTTGGGTTACAATAACCTAAAGCTACATGGGTGTACATTGAGAATcaatgcattacaatacaatgcaaatagTATAGAGATTCATTGTCAAatgttgtggaagaaggtgagacttgtctcagcacatattaaatcatatctacagggtgtaagatcctagaaaatatataggttaggCTCAGCCAAGGCTGTTTCTCACCGTATTTACCCATAAGGTACACAGGCCAAACTTTTGATAATATGCTATTGCGTACATTTAAGTGTGATGCCTCATTTACATATTTTtacatgatatttaaaaaaccttcaatacaaaaaagtattgccttaatgtgaataatcatctgaggaatttttgtggggatatctatttgttaacatttttactctattcaccccataatatattcgtccatagacttataatggggcataaaaagggagataacacacaaacagcagcttattgaccgggttttattatttattttgttcattagattttatttttgcatgacaaccttttacagcagcccatgtctgtaaaCCCCCTCTGCCCCCTGGGTATATATTCATATGTGccataaaaaacacacaatgcaaaCCTACATATTCAAATGTGCAATTAAAAACTGTCAGAACCCAGAATCGGAATCAGATCAAATCAAACTCAATGGAAGCAACTTTTAATTGTAACAGTTCAGACTGTAGGCAATACACGTAGGCCGGTAGGCAGACAGGCACAAGCAAACAGTCCATAAACGACAGGCAGGGTTCACAGGCAGACAGGGTTCAGGTAAGCAATCCAAAAACGACAGTCAGAGGCTCAGAGACAGGCAGCTCTTACTTGAGACAGGCAGCTCTTACTTGAGACAGGCAGCTCTTACTTGAGACAGGCAGCTCTTACTTGAGACAGGCAGCAAACAGCATAAACTGTGACAATCCAACAAACTAAACTAACAAAGGCAGGGTTTAAATATCCAAACTGATTGGCAATGATAGGACACAGGTGAAGAGACAAAATGGAGGGAACACAACAGACAGGAAGTTACCCAAATAAGGACATGGGTGTGGCCCTTGGCACACAACAGAAGCACATGCTAGATCAACAAAACAAGGAGCTAACATTACATTGACAGGTAGGAGGAGACAAAACTAAAAGTCCAAGTGCAGATCCTGACAAAAACGaccacagcacagtgtgtgtgtgtgcgcgtgcgtgcgtgcgtgcgtgtgtatgtgtgtgtgtttgtttgtgtgtgtgtgtgtgtgtgcgcgtgcgtgcgtgcgtgtgtatgtgtgtgtgtttgtttgtgtgtgtgtgtgtgtgtgtgtgtgtgtgtgtgtgtgtgtttagaacgAATTACAAAAATTCATACAAAactatattgatattgatatcagtagtacatgtgtgtgtgtgtgtgtaatgaaaaCTTGTTTCAAACTCAGTCTTTGCAAAGATACCATTCTCGTCATCACAACTTTCATGAAACCAGGCAGAACATGGATAACATTTGACCCATTCCCCAGTAGCCTTAGTGGGAACATCCCTGTCCCCCGGAAACCCTGAGATTTTTCAACAGTGGCAGCCATTGCCCAATTTAGCCCTGCTGAACACGGCAAAGAATTCCATCCTTGACAGCTTCTGCCCAGTCATCATCCTCGTCCACTTCTTCCCTTGCTGGTCCCAGTGGTGTTTCAAACTcttagggtgctttcacactaggtcctcTGGACCGGACTCGGGTTCATTTGGTCCGATGGTTCGgctgtttttgatagtgtgaacgcaaccgtaccgaactcgggtgcggacccgggaccgcctgaaaaggtggtctcgggtccggttcgctagaaccctggagcaggttgctaaggAAACGATCTAAAACATATTACCTTTGTCAAAGATACTGAAATAtattttcaaccgtctctgcctttgtcttcttcattgcaccggcttctgctgtgttgccaagtgatatttgtaaacagaattctcGAAGTCCGTGTCTAGAAGCATGTGCTTATGATGCAAACGGACCCGGGTgtgcagacaaacatgtaatgtgaacacagaccaactacagtagaagtaaccgcactcgggtccggtccagttaaacggacctagtgtgaaagcgcccttaaACAGGGTGTTGTCCACCGGTTGCAGCACTGCCAGCGCATGTGTTGTGTGGGCAGGGGAGCACATGATGTGCACATTCTTGCTCTTAGCTTAGTACTAATCTCATATTATAAACGTGGCTATTGTTGTGGCCgtgaaggaggagaaggtgggGCCTGAGGTCATACTTAGGGAGGGACTGAATGAACATTTGTCATTGTTATCAACACATGAAGAGCCAAAGTGGCAAAGCGAACTTAGCTTGGGCGAGACTTTGGAAATAAAGAAATTCTACAGAGTGAGGTGAagagtaacaaaacaaaacacatgatTGAATCCCTCATGTGTCTCCTTGAAAAAAGTTACTATTTATTGCACACCGGTTAGCCAACGTTAAACAATGTTTCTGTACTGACTCAATGTAATATTTCACATGTTATTCTGTGCTCTAATGGGTTTTGTTTCAGTTCACGTTGCCTTTCCAGAAAACATTTCTGTATGAACTTTGTTGTCATGTCAAACCTCTCAAACTGGTTATACTAGTCTCCACTTTTTAAGTAATTGATCACAGAAAACACCATCAACAAAGGCACAATTAAATCTATCAAAACAATAAATCGCGGCAGCATACCTGCAACCACCACTgttctggtggtggtggctttGTGCTGGAGTTGGAGAGAAGGATGCATGCACAAACTTACATATGTTGGACATACCTCACATTCACAGCATACTGGTCAAACAAAAGTGTTTTCAGTTGGAGACTATGCCAAGCTGTTAGCATGTTTTATAGACAGATAAAGAAATACCTTTTTACCCACTGCAATAGCACTTCATAATGACTTATCCAcactgagcagagagagaggaataataTGCTTTAAATAATTTATATGTgagtgctgttgtgtttgtatggctGCTGTAATTTGGAAGCCTGTTTCCGTCACTTGGTGGAAAAAAGCAAAGAATAGATGAgaatatttctgaaatataaaGTCATACTTATGTGAAATGAAGTCACAATTTTCAGatttaaagtcaaaattataTGATTAAAAGTCAAGAGAGAAaatgtcataattatgagataggaaaTGGGATGGAATGTGGATGTGACCGACCAATGGGATAAACTGACATTTACCATGAAGTCGAGAGAAACAGGGAATGGGGGGAAAAGCCAAAATAATAATCAGATCCACAACAATATTTAGGCTACCCTAGGTTGGGTACTTACCAAAAGACCCCAAATCGTTTAGCCTATAATGAGAGGactatggaagcatatgagttccataattcaaatgagaatgcattctgcaatatgcaattctaaaagacattacattaggcaattgctaattcattatgcaatttaatattacaatttgcaatactttctttcaaactgcattttaatatacaaagtgacaatgcaatcatcaaatcaatttgatttattttggt includes:
- the LOC134062224 gene encoding nuclear receptor corepressor 2-like isoform X2 — encoded protein: MVEWDGPGADPFEYLTFKGRTKLDIETGDVTILKLTKDDSGEYVAEVVIGSALRSLTYEVEVIDPVTKPEITCTSSECITRSNEPAVTTENEGNRRTIIGALCGALGVGVAVAVAVVGVFFCHKRKTKGHDANEHTEEKVGLTSAGNEKDLQSPEEHDGARHHADTPSIERNIDESPCDYNKTKGIWEAKVMTPDNKQGPPKKQTSESKKQKLPDTEESFTHEPSARNYEKDAGPCSTDEIHQQNGSSSDCSKQPGNPKDGLSVPVVNLSSGVGAISPDGEVTPSTQEPHAALKGPTAASKDEKELQTEQSSGNQHVPDTEAKPAAASKDENELKTEQSNGDQHVADTEAKPAAASKDENELKTEDENELETEQSSGNQHVADTEAKPVAASKDENELKTEDENELETEQSSGNQQVPDTEAKPAAASKDENKLKTEQSNGDQHVADTGAKPAAASKDENKLETEQSSVNQNVPDTEAKPAAASKDENELKIEQSNEDQHVADTEAKPCTDVKHPTFKEPTTASMEEKDPGLSSCTDGARHHAGSPSIDRNIDDSSFDYHETKGIWEAKVMATDKQDPGVGTIPPDAEVTHKKSTQEAHTDLKGSTAASKDEKELQTEAQLAAASKDEKEEDPGVISSTAGAHQHTGSPSESSTPPTDNEEALSESRLNQSDDSSGDQNVSNTEETPCIDKNPIPITEENIGPSGRRNSDDTD
- the LOC134062224 gene encoding nuclear receptor corepressor 2-like isoform X1, whose product is MVEWDGPGADPFEYLTFKGRTKLDIETGDVTILKLTKDDSGEYVAEVVIGSALRSLTYEVEVIDPVTKPEITCTSSECITRSNGEAKEPAVTTENEGNRRTIIGALCGALGVGVAVAVAVVGVFFCHKRKTKGHDANEHTEEKVGLTSAGNEKDLQSPEEHDGARHHADTPSIERNIDESPCDYNKTKGIWEAKVMTPDNKQGPPKKQTSESKKQKLPDTEESFTHEPSARNYEKDAGPCSTDEIHQQNGSSSDCSKQPGNPKDGLSVPVVNLSSGVGAISPDGEVTPSTQEPHAALKGPTAASKDEKELQTEQSSGNQHVPDTEAKPAAASKDENELKTEQSNGDQHVADTEAKPAAASKDENELKTEDENELETEQSSGNQHVADTEAKPVAASKDENELKTEDENELETEQSSGNQQVPDTEAKPAAASKDENKLKTEQSNGDQHVADTGAKPAAASKDENKLETEQSSVNQNVPDTEAKPAAASKDENELKIEQSNEDQHVADTEAKPCTDVKHPTFKEPTTASMEEKDPGLSSCTDGARHHAGSPSIDRNIDDSSFDYHETKGIWEAKVMATDKQDPGVGTIPPDAEVTHKKSTQEAHTDLKGSTAASKDEKELQTEAQLAAASKDEKEEDPGVISSTAGAHQHTGSPSESSTPPTDNEEALSESRLNQSDDSSGDQNVSNTEETPCIDKNPIPITEENIGPSGRRNSDDTD